From Anaerotignum faecicola, the proteins below share one genomic window:
- a CDS encoding NfeD family protein: MGFNYVIFWLIMFAIFVIAELVTSGALISIWFCLGSLAAMAAAKAGTGFIVQMVVFVVFSTALLILTKPFIRKVLKFNPEPTNADAIIGGVGVVVETINNIEEKGAVKIDGKIWTARALDDNIIIKEGSKVKALEIRGVKLYVELI, encoded by the coding sequence ATGGGATTTAATTATGTTATATTTTGGCTTATAATGTTTGCGATTTTTGTTATCGCCGAGCTTGTTACCTCCGGGGCTCTTATTTCGATTTGGTTTTGCTTAGGTTCATTGGCGGCAATGGCCGCCGCTAAGGCGGGCACGGGATTTATTGTGCAGATGGTTGTTTTTGTAGTTTTTTCTACAGCTTTATTAATACTTACAAAACCATTTATAAGGAAAGTCCTTAAGTTTAATCCAGAACCTACAAATGCCGATGCAATTATAGGCGGTGTAGGCGTGGTTGTTGAAACGATTAACAATATAGAAGAAAAAGGCGCAGTTAAGATTGACGGTAAAATCTGGACAGCAAGGGCGCTTGATGATAATATTATAATTAAGGAAGGCAGCAAAGTTAAAGCGCTTGAAATTAGGGGCGTTAAACTTTATGTGGAATTAATTTAA
- a CDS encoding SufD family Fe-S cluster assembly protein, protein MVKDIKSILLEEVSDLHGVPAGAYNIRLNSRLDSRSSTADIEIVSKTDKSGIDIIIKPNTKNQSVHIPALVTESGIHDLVYNDFYIGENADVVIIAGCGIHNDGSETSEHNGIHRFFVGKNARVKYVEKHIGSGEGTGERIINPQTVVEAEEGSYVEFETTQLKGVDSTIRTTTARAKAGATVIVKEKILTHGNQYAETRFTIDMDGDDSSVSLVSRSVAKDKSKQKFVSVINGNARCVGHSECDAIIMDDAVVTAVPEITANNVDASLIHEAAIGKIAGEQIIKLMTLGLTEAEAEAQIVNGFLK, encoded by the coding sequence ATGGTTAAAGATATAAAAAGCATATTGCTTGAAGAAGTTTCAGATCTGCATGGAGTACCGGCGGGAGCTTATAACATAAGGCTTAACAGCCGGCTCGACAGCCGCAGTTCAACAGCGGATATAGAAATTGTAAGCAAAACGGACAAAAGCGGTATTGATATAATAATTAAGCCGAATACTAAAAACCAGAGCGTGCATATACCGGCTCTTGTTACAGAGTCGGGGATACATGATTTGGTATATAATGATTTCTATATAGGTGAAAATGCGGATGTAGTTATTATTGCAGGATGCGGTATTCACAATGACGGAAGCGAAACAAGCGAGCATAACGGAATTCACAGGTTTTTTGTCGGAAAAAATGCAAGGGTGAAATATGTTGAAAAGCATATCGGAAGCGGCGAAGGCACCGGTGAAAGGATTATTAATCCTCAGACTGTTGTTGAGGCTGAAGAAGGCAGTTATGTAGAATTTGAAACAACGCAGCTTAAAGGAGTCGATTCTACAATAAGAACTACTACTGCACGTGCAAAAGCCGGCGCGACAGTTATAGTTAAAGAAAAAATATTGACTCATGGAAATCAGTATGCCGAAACAAGATTTACAATAGATATGGATGGCGACGACTCAAGCGTCAGCCTTGTTTCACGTTCTGTAGCTAAAGATAAGTCAAAACAAAAATTTGTTTCGGTAATAAACGGAAATGCGCGTTGTGTCGGACATTCGGAATGTGACGCTATAATTATGGATGACGCCGTTGTTACGGCTGTGCCGGAAATTACGGCGAATAATGTCGACGCATCGCTTATTCACGAAGCGGCTATCGGCAAAATTGCCGGGGAACAGATTATTAAGCTTATGACTTTAGGCTTAACGGAAGCCGAGGCAGAAGCTCAGATTGTGAACGGTTTCCTTAAATAA
- a CDS encoding ATP-binding cassette domain-containing protein — MLELKNISYTVEGEKDIINDVSLKIEDGKFIVITGPNGSGKSTLAKIISGIVKPTGGKILFDGVDITDMGITERAKMGISFAFQQPVRFKGVTVKDLIDLASGKNLSTAAACNYLSEVGLCARDYIGREVNASLSGGELKRIEIATIIARSTKVSVFDEPEAGIDLWSFKNLIDVFERMHKEIKGSIIIISHQERILSIADEIIVLANGVISSRGSKDEIMPALLQEAEMAAGNCKFFQGGN; from the coding sequence ATGTTAGAGCTGAAAAACATTTCCTACACTGTTGAAGGTGAAAAGGATATAATAAATGATGTAAGCTTAAAAATCGAAGACGGAAAATTTATTGTAATCACAGGTCCGAACGGAAGCGGTAAAAGTACGCTTGCAAAAATTATTTCCGGGATTGTTAAGCCTACAGGAGGGAAAATACTTTTTGACGGCGTTGATATAACAGACATGGGAATAACAGAAAGGGCGAAAATGGGCATAAGCTTTGCGTTTCAGCAGCCTGTAAGGTTTAAAGGCGTTACAGTTAAGGATCTTATTGATTTGGCGTCGGGAAAAAATCTTTCTACTGCCGCGGCATGCAATTACCTTTCCGAAGTAGGCCTTTGCGCCCGGGATTATATTGGGCGCGAAGTAAACGCGTCCCTTTCAGGCGGCGAACTTAAAAGGATTGAAATTGCAACTATAATTGCGAGAAGCACAAAAGTTTCGGTTTTTGACGAGCCGGAGGCAGGAATTGATCTTTGGAGTTTCAAAAATTTAATTGATGTTTTTGAAAGGATGCATAAAGAAATAAAGGGGTCTATAATTATAATTTCTCATCAGGAGAGGATTTTAAGTATAGCCGATGAAATTATTGTGCTGGCAAACGGCGTTATATCATCAAGAGGCAGCAAGGATGAAATAATGCCGGCGCTTTTGCAGGAGGCTGAAATGGCGGCCGGAAACTGCAAGTTTTTTCAGGGGGGAAACTAA
- a CDS encoding SPFH/Band 7/PHB domain protein, with product MPAFIILAIIILIVVIINLRIVPQAYVYVVERLGAYHATWGTGLHIAIPIIDRISKKVNLKELVADFPPQPVITKDNVTMQIDTVIYLQITDPKLYVYGVDNPIRAIENLTATTLRNIIGDLELDQTLTSRDIINSKMRMILDEATDPWGIKINRVELKNIMPPKEIQDSMEKQMKAERERREKILQAEGEKRSAVLVAEGEKESMILRAEAAKAAAILQAEAEKEAMIKKAEGEAEAILKVQQATAEGIKMINEAEPGEGVIAVKSLEAFEKAADGKATKIIIPSQIQGLAALATSIRELVVEDKENIN from the coding sequence ATGCCGGCATTTATCATTCTAGCAATTATTATACTGATTGTTGTAATTATTAACTTGAGAATTGTACCGCAGGCATATGTTTATGTAGTTGAAAGGCTTGGGGCATACCATGCCACATGGGGGACGGGTTTGCATATTGCAATACCGATTATTGACAGGATTTCAAAAAAAGTTAACTTAAAGGAACTTGTTGCGGATTTTCCGCCGCAGCCGGTTATTACTAAAGATAACGTTACAATGCAGATTGACACTGTAATATATTTACAGATAACAGATCCCAAGCTTTATGTTTATGGCGTTGATAATCCGATTAGGGCTATTGAAAATCTTACGGCTACAACTTTAAGAAATATCATCGGTGATTTGGAACTTGACCAAACGCTTACTTCACGCGATATAATCAACAGCAAAATGCGTATGATACTTGACGAAGCTACAGATCCATGGGGTATTAAAATTAATCGTGTGGAGCTTAAAAACATTATGCCGCCTAAGGAAATACAGGATTCGATGGAAAAACAGATGAAAGCGGAGCGAGAGCGACGCGAAAAGATTCTTCAAGCTGAAGGCGAGAAGAGAAGTGCTGTTCTTGTTGCCGAAGGCGAAAAAGAAAGTATGATATTAAGGGCCGAAGCCGCCAAAGCGGCCGCTATACTTCAGGCAGAGGCGGAAAAAGAAGCTATGATTAAAAAAGCCGAAGGCGAGGCTGAAGCGATACTTAAAGTTCAGCAGGCGACGGCTGAGGGTATTAAAATGATTAATGAAGCCGAACCGGGCGAAGGCGTTATTGCAGTTAAAAGCCTTGAAGCTTTTGAAAAGGCCGCCGACGGCAAAGCTACAAAGATTATTATACCTTCGCAAATCCAGGGGCTTGCAGCTCTTGCAACATCCATTAGGGAACTTGTTGTTGAAGATAAAGAAAACATCAATTAA